One part of the Streptomyces lienomycini genome encodes these proteins:
- a CDS encoding FAD binding domain-containing protein produces MDFLRPASWEEALAVKAEHPTAVSIAGGTDVMVEINFDHRRPEYLMDLGRIGDLTEWEVGDDSVRLGASVPYTRIMENLRTELPGLALASHTVASPQIRNRGGVGGNLGTASPAGDAHPALLAAGAEVEAESVRGVRRIPIDAFYTGVKRNALEPDELIRAVHVQKADGPQQFSKVGTRNAMVIAVCAFGLALHPETRTVRTGIGSAAPTPVRATAAEEFLNAALEEGGFWDNGKIITPSAAKQFADLCSAACNPIDDVRGTASYRRHAVGVMARRTLTWTWESYRGTRHTTEGAA; encoded by the coding sequence ATGGACTTCCTTCGCCCCGCCAGCTGGGAGGAGGCGCTCGCCGTCAAGGCCGAGCACCCCACCGCTGTGTCGATCGCGGGCGGCACCGACGTGATGGTCGAGATCAACTTCGACCACCGTCGGCCCGAGTACCTCATGGATCTCGGCCGCATCGGCGACCTCACCGAGTGGGAGGTCGGCGACGACTCCGTACGGCTCGGCGCCTCCGTGCCCTACACGCGGATCATGGAGAACCTGCGCACCGAGCTGCCGGGACTCGCCCTGGCCTCGCACACGGTCGCCTCCCCGCAGATCCGCAACCGCGGCGGCGTGGGCGGGAACCTCGGCACCGCCTCCCCGGCCGGTGACGCGCACCCCGCGCTGCTCGCCGCCGGCGCCGAGGTCGAGGCCGAGTCGGTGCGCGGCGTCCGCCGCATCCCGATCGACGCGTTCTACACGGGCGTGAAGCGCAACGCGCTGGAACCCGACGAGCTGATCCGCGCCGTCCACGTCCAGAAGGCCGACGGACCCCAGCAGTTCTCCAAGGTCGGCACCCGCAACGCCATGGTCATCGCCGTGTGCGCCTTCGGCCTCGCCCTCCACCCCGAGACCCGCACCGTGCGCACCGGCATCGGCTCGGCCGCGCCCACCCCGGTCCGCGCCACCGCCGCCGAGGAGTTCCTGAACGCGGCGCTGGAGGAGGGCGGCTTCTGGGACAACGGGAAGATCATCACCCCGTCGGCCGCCAAGCAGTTCGCCGACCTGTGCTCCGCCGCCTGCAACCCCATCGACGACGTCCGGGGCACCGCGAGCTACCGCCGCCACGCGGTCGGCGTGATGGCCCGCCGGACGCTCACCTGGACCTGGGAGTCGTACCGCGGCACCCGCCACACCACGGAGGGAGCCGCGTAA
- a CDS encoding DUF1963 domain-containing protein, with the protein MKPEILGKTNRFRAKALAGGVPSVEVERWLEAARPCATLASTVDGPVVGHFGGPDLLPVGAPRLPAGLKLIAMLDLAALPGDATTLALPPDGRLLFFARLHADDLDASGRVMYVPAGTPLDEHPGADGHERAELRLRYDLSLPDNEVLIDPVEHPHAKELRQAWSDVLYEDRHHRDATHLQIDGYSRDSFGEDDPVTASAAMAAESAGKPEGRRASPWARPRPDDWALLAQWYGGVLDLGNLHIGGDVFWTVARNDLEARRFDRVAVLGCFDGP; encoded by the coding sequence ATGAAACCCGAGATTCTCGGCAAGACGAACCGGTTCCGTGCGAAGGCGCTCGCGGGCGGCGTCCCGTCCGTCGAGGTGGAGAGGTGGCTCGAGGCCGCCCGTCCCTGCGCCACCCTGGCGTCCACCGTGGACGGGCCGGTCGTGGGCCACTTCGGCGGGCCCGACCTGCTCCCCGTCGGCGCTCCCCGACTCCCGGCAGGGCTGAAGCTGATCGCGATGCTGGACCTCGCCGCGCTGCCCGGCGACGCGACGACCCTGGCACTGCCCCCCGACGGCCGGCTCCTCTTCTTCGCCCGGCTCCACGCCGACGACCTCGACGCCTCCGGCCGGGTGATGTACGTCCCCGCCGGCACGCCCCTCGACGAACACCCCGGGGCCGACGGCCATGAGCGCGCGGAACTGAGGCTGAGGTACGACCTCTCCCTGCCGGACAACGAGGTGCTCATCGACCCCGTCGAGCACCCGCACGCCAAGGAACTGCGCCAGGCATGGTCGGACGTGCTGTACGAGGACCGGCACCATCGCGACGCGACCCACCTGCAGATCGACGGGTATTCCAGGGACTCCTTCGGCGAGGACGACCCCGTCACCGCGTCCGCCGCCATGGCGGCGGAGAGTGCGGGGAAGCCGGAGGGCAGGCGGGCCAGTCCATGGGCACGGCCTCGCCCCGACGACTGGGCGCTTCTCGCGCAGTGGTACGGCGGCGTCCTGGACCTTGGGAACCTGCACATCGGCGGTGACGTCTTCTGGACGGTCGCGAGGAACGATCTGGAGGCGCGGCGCTTCGACCGGGTGGCCGTCCTGGGATGCTTCGACGGCCCGTGA
- a CDS encoding PucR family transcriptional regulator, which produces MRLRALLDTDALGLKLLGGEDELDRTVRGVMTTDLRDPSRYLSGGELVLTGLAWRRDAADSEPFVRLLVQAQVAALAAGEAELGSVPEDLVAACARHRLPLFAVNESVAFATITEHVVRQVSGERAGDLAAVVDRHRRMMTSGPAGGGPDVVLDLLGSDLDLRAWVLSPTGRQVAGPKDAEPALSAEVCARLAAEHLAATRTGRRAPYRVPVGGTTYSLFPVRGRGQLQAMAPGARAPQGTGRDGRETVLSDWLLVVEADAGEWAEERLDLLYGVTQLIAVERDRRDAARTVRRRLAQEVLELVQTGAAPAEIAARLRVAAPVLLPGLGAAPHWQVVVARVEWEDGAGETGRVAQTLLEEILVDPHAAGPEQSDRIAVAHTGDEAVALVPLPAVSSEHDGSETGVLADALLESVREPLSAGLDGDGRLTLGVSAAVHSAEGLRGALEEARHARRVAAARPGRVCAAGHQELASHVLLLPFVPDDVRRAFTARLLDPLRDYDRRHRAELIPTLEAFLDSDGSWTRCANRLHLHVNTLRYRVGRIEQLTGRDLSRLEDKLDFFLALRMS; this is translated from the coding sequence ATGCGGCTGCGCGCACTGCTGGACACCGACGCGCTGGGCCTCAAGCTGCTCGGCGGCGAGGACGAGCTGGACCGCACGGTCCGCGGGGTGATGACCACCGACCTGCGGGACCCGAGCCGCTACCTCTCGGGCGGCGAACTGGTCCTCACCGGCCTGGCCTGGCGCCGGGACGCCGCCGACTCCGAGCCGTTCGTCCGCCTCCTGGTGCAGGCCCAGGTGGCCGCGCTGGCGGCCGGTGAGGCGGAGCTGGGGAGCGTGCCGGAGGATCTGGTGGCGGCGTGCGCGCGGCACCGGCTGCCGCTGTTCGCGGTGAACGAGTCGGTGGCGTTCGCGACGATCACCGAGCACGTCGTGCGGCAGGTGTCGGGCGAGCGGGCCGGCGACCTCGCGGCCGTGGTGGACCGCCACCGCCGGATGATGACGTCGGGACCGGCGGGCGGCGGCCCCGACGTCGTCCTGGACCTGCTCGGCTCCGACCTCGACCTGCGGGCCTGGGTGCTCTCCCCCACCGGACGGCAGGTCGCCGGGCCGAAGGACGCGGAGCCCGCGCTGTCGGCCGAGGTGTGCGCCAGACTGGCGGCGGAGCACCTCGCGGCCACCCGGACGGGCCGGCGGGCGCCGTACCGGGTGCCGGTGGGCGGCACGACGTACAGCCTCTTCCCGGTGCGCGGGCGCGGGCAGCTCCAGGCGATGGCCCCGGGGGCGCGGGCGCCGCAGGGCACGGGCCGGGACGGGCGCGAGACGGTGCTGTCCGACTGGCTGCTCGTGGTGGAGGCGGACGCCGGGGAGTGGGCCGAGGAACGCCTCGACCTGCTGTACGGCGTCACCCAGCTCATCGCGGTCGAGCGCGACCGGCGCGACGCGGCCCGCACGGTGCGGCGGCGGCTGGCGCAGGAGGTCCTGGAGCTGGTGCAGACGGGCGCCGCGCCCGCCGAGATCGCGGCCCGGCTGCGGGTGGCGGCGCCGGTGCTGCTGCCGGGCCTCGGCGCGGCCCCGCACTGGCAGGTCGTGGTGGCCCGCGTGGAGTGGGAGGACGGCGCCGGGGAGACCGGCCGGGTCGCGCAGACCCTGCTCGAGGAGATCCTCGTCGACCCGCACGCCGCCGGCCCCGAGCAGTCCGACCGGATCGCCGTGGCGCACACGGGCGACGAGGCCGTCGCCCTCGTACCGCTGCCCGCGGTCTCCAGCGAGCACGACGGCTCCGAGACGGGAGTCCTGGCGGACGCGCTGCTGGAGTCCGTACGGGAACCGCTGTCGGCGGGTCTCGACGGCGACGGGCGCCTCACGCTCGGTGTCAGTGCGGCCGTGCACTCGGCGGAGGGGCTGCGCGGGGCGCTGGAGGAGGCCCGGCACGCGCGCCGGGTCGCCGCCGCCCGCCCCGGCCGGGTCTGCGCGGCCGGCCACCAGGAGCTGGCCTCGCACGTACTCCTGCTCCCCTTCGTGCCGGACGACGTCCGCCGCGCGTTCACCGCCCGGCTCCTCGACCCGCTGCGGGACTACGACCGCCGCCACCGCGCCGAGCTGATCCCGACGTTGGAGGCGTTCCTGGACAGCGACGGCTCCTGGACGCGCTGCGCGAACCGGCTGCACCTGCACGTCAACACGTTGCGCTACCGCGTCGGGCGGATCGAGCAGTTGACGGGGCGTGATCTGTCGCGGCTCGAGGACAAGCTGGATTTCTTCCTGGCCCTGCGCATGAGCTGA
- a CDS encoding NCS2 family permease, with product MTQQSLEPKTTAEDAGAGSRVPSGRSWLDRYFHISHRGSTVAREMRGGVTTFMAMAYIVLLNPVILSGKDAAGDTLGQKALITATALAAAVTTLLMGFVGKVPLALAAGLSVSGVIAGQVAPQMTWPQAMGMCVMYGVVIMLLVVTGLREMIMNAIPLALKHGITMGIGLFIAIIGLVKGGFVHAGKATPLTLGPAGELAGWPVLLFAGTLLLIFMLQARNMPGAILIGIVTGTIVAAILNAAGVIDPKQWANGAPELHGSAVSMPDFSLFGGLEFGGWGEVGAMTVGMIVFTLVLAGFFDAMATIIGVGTEAKLADDKGRMPGLSKALFIDGAGGAIGGVAGGSGQTVFVESATGVGEGARTGLASVVTGVFFAACLFFTPITAIVPQEVASAALVVIGAMMMMNARHVDWADRATAIPVFLTVVLMPFTYSITAGVAAGVISYVAIKAAQGKAREIGAFMWVLTVIFVVYFALNPIESWLGVH from the coding sequence ATGACCCAGCAGTCACTGGAGCCCAAGACCACCGCCGAGGACGCGGGCGCGGGTTCCCGCGTCCCCTCCGGCCGGTCTTGGCTCGACCGGTACTTTCACATATCGCACAGAGGATCCACCGTCGCGCGCGAGATGCGCGGCGGCGTCACCACCTTCATGGCGATGGCGTACATCGTCCTGCTCAACCCCGTCATCCTGTCCGGCAAGGACGCCGCGGGGGACACCCTGGGGCAGAAGGCCCTGATCACCGCGACGGCGCTCGCCGCGGCGGTCACCACGCTCCTGATGGGCTTCGTCGGCAAGGTGCCGCTCGCCCTGGCCGCCGGGCTCTCGGTGTCCGGGGTGATCGCGGGGCAGGTCGCCCCGCAGATGACCTGGCCGCAGGCCATGGGCATGTGTGTGATGTACGGCGTGGTGATCATGCTGCTCGTGGTCACCGGGCTCCGCGAGATGATCATGAACGCGATCCCGCTGGCCCTCAAGCACGGCATCACCATGGGCATCGGCCTGTTCATCGCCATCATCGGCCTGGTCAAGGGCGGCTTCGTCCACGCGGGCAAGGCGACCCCGCTCACCCTCGGCCCGGCCGGGGAACTCGCGGGCTGGCCGGTCCTGCTCTTCGCGGGCACCCTGCTGCTGATCTTCATGCTCCAGGCGCGCAACATGCCCGGCGCGATCCTGATCGGCATCGTCACCGGCACGATCGTCGCGGCGATCCTGAACGCCGCCGGGGTCATCGACCCGAAGCAGTGGGCCAACGGCGCCCCCGAACTGCACGGCAGCGCGGTCTCCATGCCGGACTTCTCGCTCTTCGGCGGCCTGGAGTTCGGTGGCTGGGGCGAGGTCGGCGCGATGACGGTCGGCATGATCGTCTTCACGCTGGTGCTCGCCGGGTTCTTCGACGCGATGGCCACCATCATCGGCGTCGGCACCGAGGCGAAGCTCGCCGACGACAAGGGCCGGATGCCGGGCCTGTCGAAGGCACTGTTCATCGACGGCGCCGGCGGTGCCATCGGCGGCGTGGCGGGCGGCTCCGGCCAGACCGTCTTCGTGGAGTCCGCGACCGGCGTCGGCGAGGGGGCCCGCACCGGGCTCGCCTCCGTCGTCACCGGCGTGTTCTTCGCCGCCTGCCTCTTCTTCACGCCGATCACCGCGATCGTGCCGCAGGAGGTCGCCTCGGCGGCCCTGGTGGTCATCGGCGCGATGATGATGATGAACGCCCGGCACGTGGACTGGGCCGACCGGGCCACCGCGATCCCGGTCTTCCTGACCGTCGTCCTGATGCCGTTCACGTACTCCATCACCGCCGGTGTCGCCGCCGGTGTCATCTCCTACGTCGCCATCAAGGCCGCCCAGGGCAAGGCCCGGGAGATCGGCGCGTTCATGTGGGTGCTGACGGTGATCTTCGTCGTCTACTTCGCCCTCAACCCGATCGAGAGCTGGCTGGGCGTGCACTAG
- a CDS encoding Rv1733c family protein, which yields MAGEIPPAQPPPAVPGPDPVPDTVGHPYLVLWRWRRNPLRRPSDRLRAWVSLGLVLAVLVAAPAAMFGVGDSAYRHYRTTADHEARTRDHRPAVLTHDAPRHPEPGSDEAKKARYPVPVRFTGPDGAPRTGTTEVAPGLPADSTVLVWVDARGRITEPPLTAEQIRSRTMGWAILAFLGVVLTGLAAHAVTGLVLHRRNLAQWDAAWANTAPRWCGFP from the coding sequence GTGGCCGGTGAGATTCCTCCAGCCCAGCCACCACCCGCCGTTCCCGGTCCCGATCCCGTCCCCGACACCGTGGGACACCCCTACCTCGTGCTGTGGCGATGGCGGCGCAACCCGTTGCGCCGGCCCAGCGACCGGCTGCGGGCGTGGGTCTCGCTCGGGCTCGTGCTCGCCGTGCTGGTGGCGGCCCCGGCGGCGATGTTCGGGGTGGGCGACAGCGCCTACCGCCACTACCGCACGACCGCCGACCACGAGGCGCGGACCCGGGACCACCGTCCCGCCGTCCTGACCCACGACGCCCCGCGCCACCCCGAGCCGGGGTCGGACGAGGCGAAGAAGGCCCGCTACCCGGTGCCGGTCCGCTTCACCGGCCCGGACGGGGCGCCCCGGACCGGGACGACCGAGGTCGCACCGGGGCTGCCCGCGGACAGCACCGTCCTGGTCTGGGTCGACGCGCGGGGCAGGATCACCGAGCCGCCGCTGACCGCGGAGCAGATCCGCAGCCGCACGATGGGCTGGGCGATCCTCGCCTTCCTGGGCGTCGTCCTCACCGGACTCGCGGCCCACGCCGTCACCGGTCTCGTGCTCCACCGGCGCAACCTCGCCCAGTGGGACGCGGCCTGGGCCAACACGGCCCCGCGCTGGTGCGGATTCCCGTGA
- a CDS encoding TraR/DksA family transcriptional regulator, giving the protein MVNHQTIGDRDTRLSPLSPEDLAALRENLREQRLFREDQLRQITAVPSRADELIRRRSAAQTEVRVKLAASARMVLADVEAALDRMAEGRYGRCHLCRRAIDRDRLMIVPQARYCARCQQVREAGR; this is encoded by the coding sequence GTGGTGAACCACCAGACCATCGGCGACCGCGACACACGTCTGTCGCCCCTGTCGCCCGAGGACCTGGCCGCGCTCCGGGAAAACCTCCGGGAGCAACGGCTGTTCCGCGAGGACCAGCTGCGGCAGATCACGGCCGTCCCGTCCCGCGCCGACGAGCTGATCCGGCGTCGGTCCGCCGCGCAGACCGAGGTCCGGGTCAAGCTCGCGGCCTCCGCGCGCATGGTCCTCGCCGACGTGGAGGCCGCCCTCGACCGCATGGCCGAGGGCCGCTACGGCCGTTGCCATCTGTGCCGGCGTGCCATCGACCGCGACCGCCTGATGATCGTGCCGCAGGCCCGCTACTGCGCCCGCTGCCAGCAGGTGCGGGAGGCCGGACGATGA
- a CDS encoding (2Fe-2S)-binding protein yields MRVNFTVNGRPQEADDVWEGESLLYVLRERMGLPGSKNACEQGECGSCTVRLDGVPVCSCLVAAGQAEGREVVTVEGLAEFAKDRAEDRAEDRAEDRAEDRAEDRAEGCATGARGDGGRGGASASLDGAKRWQAHGTDSQTGEGIELAPIQQAFIDAGAVQCGFCTPGLLVAADEMLERNPNPTDADIREALSGNLCRCTGYEKIMDAVRLAAARQSEGV; encoded by the coding sequence ATGCGCGTCAACTTCACTGTCAACGGACGTCCGCAGGAAGCCGACGACGTGTGGGAGGGCGAGTCCCTGCTGTACGTGCTGCGCGAGCGGATGGGCCTGCCCGGCTCCAAGAACGCCTGCGAGCAGGGCGAGTGCGGCTCCTGCACGGTCCGCCTGGACGGCGTGCCGGTGTGCTCCTGCCTGGTCGCGGCCGGACAGGCCGAGGGCCGCGAGGTCGTCACCGTCGAGGGCCTGGCGGAGTTCGCCAAGGACCGCGCCGAGGACCGCGCCGAGGACCGCGCCGAGGACCGCGCCGAGGACCGCGCCGAGGACCGCGCCGAGGGCTGCGCCACCGGCGCCCGCGGGGACGGCGGCCGGGGCGGCGCGAGCGCCTCGCTCGACGGGGCCAAGCGCTGGCAGGCGCACGGGACCGACTCGCAGACCGGCGAGGGCATCGAACTGGCCCCGATCCAGCAGGCGTTCATCGACGCCGGCGCCGTCCAGTGCGGCTTCTGCACACCCGGCCTGCTCGTCGCCGCCGACGAGATGCTGGAGCGCAACCCCAACCCGACCGACGCGGACATCCGCGAGGCGCTGTCGGGCAACCTGTGCCGCTGCACGGGCTACGAGAAGATCATGGACGCGGTCCGCCTGGCGGCCGCCCGCCAGTCCGAGGGGGTCTGA
- a CDS encoding TraR/DksA C4-type zinc finger protein, whose translation MSLDASRIEPRPERLTAHEARQRLEHARNTRMTQLQALGESGQADDQLMSAQKAAIERVLKEIEEAFARIEDGTYGTCLGCGKPVPGERLEILPYTRYCVACQRRAAA comes from the coding sequence GTGTCGCTCGACGCCTCCCGCATCGAACCCCGCCCCGAGCGGCTGACCGCTCACGAGGCACGCCAGCGTCTCGAACACGCCCGCAACACCCGCATGACCCAGCTCCAGGCCCTCGGCGAGAGCGGCCAGGCGGACGACCAGCTGATGTCCGCGCAGAAGGCCGCGATCGAGCGCGTGCTCAAGGAGATCGAAGAGGCCTTCGCCCGCATCGAGGACGGCACCTACGGCACCTGCCTGGGCTGCGGCAAGCCCGTCCCGGGGGAGCGTCTGGAAATCCTCCCCTACACGCGGTACTGCGTCGCCTGCCAGCGCCGCGCCGCCGCCTGA
- a CDS encoding XdhC family protein codes for MLDIAEELHRWVEQGRDFAVATVVAVGGSAPRRPGAALAVDADATVIGSVSGGCVEGAVYELCRQALEDGETVLERFGYSDEDAFAVGLTCGGVIDILVTPVRAADPARPVLAAALAAAANGETAAVARVVSGPGDLLGRALLVRADGTRAGGFGGHPELDRTAAAEASAFLDAGRTGTLEIGEQGSRCGVPLTVLIESSVPAPRMIVFGAIDFASALVRAGKFLGYHVTVCDARPVFATPARFPDADEIVVEWPHEYLRRTEVDARTVLCVLTHDAKFDIPLLRLALRLPVAYVGAMGSRRTHLDRDARLREVGVSDLELARLRSPIGLDLGARTPEETALSIAAEIVATRHGGTGASLTGAHTPIHHDGPTAPTGRIGSVA; via the coding sequence ATGCTGGACATCGCCGAAGAGCTGCACCGGTGGGTCGAGCAGGGACGCGACTTCGCCGTGGCCACCGTGGTGGCCGTCGGCGGCAGCGCGCCCCGCCGCCCCGGCGCCGCCCTCGCGGTGGACGCCGACGCGACGGTGATCGGCTCGGTCTCCGGCGGATGCGTGGAGGGGGCCGTGTACGAGCTGTGCCGGCAGGCCCTGGAGGACGGCGAAACCGTCCTCGAACGCTTCGGCTACAGCGACGAGGACGCCTTCGCCGTGGGGCTGACCTGCGGCGGGGTCATCGACATCCTCGTCACACCGGTACGGGCGGCGGATCCCGCCCGGCCGGTGCTGGCCGCCGCGCTCGCCGCCGCCGCGAACGGCGAGACGGCAGCCGTGGCCCGGGTCGTGAGCGGCCCCGGCGACCTGCTGGGCCGCGCGCTCCTCGTCCGCGCGGACGGCACCCGCGCCGGCGGCTTCGGCGGCCACCCCGAACTGGACCGCACGGCCGCCGCCGAGGCGAGCGCCTTCCTGGACGCCGGGCGCACCGGCACGCTGGAGATCGGCGAACAGGGCTCGCGCTGCGGAGTACCGCTGACCGTGCTGATCGAGTCCTCGGTCCCGGCCCCCCGCATGATCGTCTTCGGTGCGATCGACTTCGCCTCGGCGCTGGTCCGGGCCGGCAAGTTCCTCGGCTACCACGTGACGGTCTGCGACGCCCGCCCCGTCTTCGCGACCCCGGCCCGTTTCCCGGACGCGGACGAGATCGTCGTCGAGTGGCCCCACGAGTACCTGCGGCGCACGGAGGTCGACGCGCGCACGGTGCTGTGCGTCCTGACCCACGACGCCAAGTTCGACATACCGCTGCTCCGGCTGGCGCTGCGCCTCCCGGTGGCGTACGTCGGCGCGATGGGCTCCCGCCGCACCCACCTGGACCGCGACGCCCGGCTGCGCGAGGTCGGCGTGAGCGACCTGGAGCTGGCCCGACTGAGATCGCCCATCGGCCTCGACCTCGGCGCCCGCACCCCCGAGGAGACGGCCCTCTCCATCGCCGCCGAGATCGTCGCCACCCGCCACGGCGGCACGGGCGCCTCCCTGACCGGCGCCCACACCCCCATCCACCACGACGGCCCGACGGCACCCACGGGCCGGATCGGCTCGGTGGCCTGA
- a CDS encoding xanthine dehydrogenase family protein molybdopterin-binding subunit codes for MAANGAPTTITQGSRTRGGIGESTLRPDGTLKVTGEFAYSSDMWHEDMLWGQILRSTVAHAEIVSIDTGEALATAGVHAVMTYDDLPTEVRHYGLEIQDTPVLAHGRVRHHGEPVAIVAADHPETARRAAAKIKVEYRELPVITDEASATAPDALLLHENRDDHHIGHVPHPNIVHRQPIVRGDADAAAARADVIVEGDYYFGMQDQAFLGPESGLAVPAEDGGVDLYIATQWLHSDLKQIAPVLGLPEDKVRMTLSGVGGAFGGREDLSMQIHACLLAMRTGKPVKIVYNRFESFFGHVHRHPARLHYEHGATRDGRLTHLKCRIVLDGGAYASASPAVVGNAASLAVGPYVVDDVDIEAIALYSNNPPCGAMRGFGAVQACFAYEAQMDKVAKELGMDPVEFRRINAMEQGTIMPTGQPVDSPAPVAELLRRVKAMPMPPERQWESSEGSDVRQLPGGLSNTTHGEGVVRGVGYAVGIKNVGFSEGFDDYSTARVRVEVVGGEPVATVHTAMAEVGQGGVTVHAQIARTELGVTRVTIHPADTQVGSAGSTSASRQTYVTGGAVKNACELVREKVLEIGRRKFGSYHPAWATAELLLEGGKVVTDGGEVLSDLVDVLEGEAVEVEEEWRHRPTEPFDLRTGQGNGHVQYSFAAHRAVVEVDTELGLVKVVELACAQDVGKALNPLSVIGQIQGGTTQGLGIAIMEEIVVDPKTAKVRNPSFTDYLLPTILDTPTIPVDVLELADDHAPYGLRGIGEAPTLSSTPAVLAAVRNATGLALDRTPVRPEHLTGTA; via the coding sequence ATGGCTGCCAACGGCGCACCCACCACAATCACGCAGGGTTCCCGGACCAGGGGCGGCATCGGCGAGTCCACGCTCCGCCCGGACGGCACCCTCAAGGTCACCGGCGAGTTCGCGTACTCCTCCGACATGTGGCACGAGGACATGCTCTGGGGCCAGATCCTGCGCTCCACCGTCGCGCACGCCGAGATCGTCTCCATCGACACCGGCGAGGCCCTCGCCACGGCGGGCGTCCACGCCGTCATGACGTACGACGACCTGCCCACCGAGGTGCGCCATTACGGCCTGGAGATCCAGGACACCCCCGTCCTGGCCCACGGCAGGGTCCGCCACCACGGCGAGCCGGTCGCCATCGTCGCCGCCGACCACCCGGAGACCGCGCGCCGCGCCGCCGCCAAGATCAAGGTGGAGTACCGGGAGCTGCCCGTCATCACCGACGAGGCCTCCGCGACCGCCCCCGACGCGCTGCTCCTTCACGAGAACCGCGACGACCACCACATCGGCCACGTCCCGCACCCCAACATCGTGCACCGCCAGCCGATCGTGCGCGGCGACGCCGACGCGGCGGCCGCCCGGGCGGACGTGATCGTCGAGGGCGACTACTACTTCGGCATGCAGGACCAGGCCTTCCTCGGCCCCGAGTCCGGCCTCGCGGTGCCCGCCGAGGACGGCGGCGTCGACCTCTACATCGCCACCCAGTGGCTGCACTCCGACCTCAAGCAGATCGCCCCGGTCCTCGGCCTGCCCGAGGACAAGGTGCGTATGACGCTCTCCGGCGTCGGCGGCGCCTTCGGCGGGCGCGAGGACCTGTCGATGCAGATCCACGCCTGCCTGCTGGCGATGCGCACCGGCAAGCCCGTCAAGATCGTCTACAACCGGTTCGAGTCCTTCTTCGGCCACGTCCACCGCCACCCGGCCCGCCTGCACTACGAGCACGGCGCCACCAGGGACGGCAGGCTCACCCACCTGAAGTGCCGCATCGTCCTGGACGGCGGCGCCTACGCCTCGGCCTCCCCGGCGGTCGTCGGCAACGCCGCCTCGCTCGCGGTGGGCCCGTACGTCGTCGACGACGTGGACATCGAGGCCATCGCCCTCTACTCCAACAACCCGCCCTGCGGCGCGATGCGCGGCTTCGGCGCGGTCCAGGCGTGCTTCGCCTACGAGGCGCAGATGGACAAGGTCGCGAAGGAACTCGGCATGGACCCGGTGGAGTTCCGCCGGATCAACGCCATGGAGCAGGGCACGATCATGCCCACCGGGCAGCCCGTCGACTCCCCGGCGCCGGTCGCCGAACTCCTGCGCCGCGTCAAGGCGATGCCGATGCCGCCGGAGCGCCAGTGGGAGTCCAGCGAGGGTTCCGACGTACGGCAGCTGCCCGGCGGCCTGTCCAACACCACGCACGGCGAGGGCGTCGTCCGCGGCGTCGGCTACGCGGTCGGCATCAAGAACGTCGGCTTCTCCGAGGGCTTCGACGACTACTCCACCGCCCGGGTCCGCGTGGAGGTCGTCGGCGGCGAACCGGTGGCCACCGTGCACACCGCGATGGCGGAGGTCGGCCAGGGCGGCGTCACCGTCCACGCGCAGATCGCCCGCACCGAACTGGGCGTCACCCGGGTCACCATCCACCCGGCCGACACCCAGGTCGGCTCGGCCGGCTCCACCTCCGCCTCCCGGCAGACCTACGTCACCGGCGGCGCCGTGAAGAACGCCTGCGAGCTGGTGCGCGAGAAGGTCCTGGAGATCGGGCGCCGCAAGTTCGGCTCCTACCACCCGGCCTGGGCCACCGCCGAACTCCTCCTGGAGGGCGGCAAGGTCGTCACCGACGGCGGCGAGGTCCTGTCCGACCTCGTGGACGTCCTGGAGGGCGAGGCCGTCGAGGTCGAGGAGGAGTGGCGGCACCGGCCGACCGAGCCCTTCGACCTGCGCACCGGCCAGGGCAACGGCCATGTCCAGTACTCCTTCGCCGCGCACCGCGCCGTCGTCGAGGTCGACACCGAACTCGGCCTGGTCAAGGTCGTCGAACTGGCCTGCGCGCAGGACGTCGGCAAGGCGCTCAACCCGCTCTCCGTCATCGGGCAGATCCAGGGCGGCACCACCCAGGGCCTGGGCATCGCCATCATGGAGGAGATCGTCGTCGACCCGAAGACGGCGAAGGTCCGCAACCCCTCCTTCACGGACTACCTGCTCCCCACCATCCTCGACACGCCGACCATCCCGGTCGACGTGCTCGAACTCGCCGACGACCACGCGCCGTACGGGCTGCGCGGCATCGGCGAGGCCCCCACCCTGTCGTCCACCCCGGCGGTCCTCGCGGCCGTCCGGAACGCGACCGGGCTGGCGCTCGACCGCACGCCCGTACGACCGGAGCACCTGACCGGTACGGCGTAG